GTGACGAGAGCATGCTGTACGGTCGAGGCCAGGCATGGCGAACAGCACTGCGATCCTCCTCCCACCGAGCATACACCACCACGAGAGCGCCGTGTAGAGCCTGCCAAGCACAACTCACCGCCAGGCCCATAGCACGCCAGGCACCGCACACGATACAGCCTTCCTGCCTCCCATCATCGATTACGCTATCACGAGACTTGTCATCCTCGCCAGCACGAAGGAAACAGAAGCCGTCCATCGATCCGGAAGATGGAGCCGAGGCGAAGGAGGAATGCGGCGGCGAGGTGAAGGAGAAGGAGAAGGACAACGACAAGGAGAAGGACAACGACAACGACAGGGACTTCTCGAAGGACAACGACCAAGATAATGTAGAGGCCAAGGCCAAATCGTCCGAGCCAACACCCATACATGTACCCGGCGCCGATGGCAAAGCTGCAAGTGCGGGCGGCCGAGGCAGCGGCGATGCTGGCAATGGCAATCCGTCTGGGAACTTCGGCGACGGTGGCAATCGCAAGCGCAAAGCCCAAGGGAAGGATCTCGCAAAGCCACAAGTCCCGGATGTCTATCCTCAGGTGCTCGCCATCCCCATCGCACAACGACCACTGTTCCCGGGATTCTACAAGGCCATCACCGTTCGTGACCCAAATGTTGTTGCTGCAGTACAGGAGCTGCTGAAGCGAGGACAGAGCTACGTTGGAGCTTTCTTGCTCAAGGACCCAGAGAGCAGCCAAGATGCCATCAACGACCCGAGCGAGGTGTACGATGTGGGCACCTTCTGTCAGATAACTGGCGCCTTCCCAGCAGGTCACGGAGCAGACAAGGCGCTGCAAACCGTGCTCTATCCACATCGAAGGATAAAGCTGAGCGAGCTCATCCCACCGAACCGTGGCCCTCCAGCTGCACCCGAGCCCGAGCAGGCAGCACATGCCACGCTCGAGACTGCCCATCCTACACCGGCATCGACGCCTGAAGAGGCGCCCAAGCCTACCGAGGGCGAAGAGAAGAGCGGCGATGTCGTGGCAAGCTTTGAGGAGAAGGACGTGTCTGCTGAGCAGAAGAAAGAGCAAGAACAGAAGCTACTGCAGCCGACCGACTTCCTCCGATCTTGGCCTGTCAGCCTGGTCAAAGTGGATAATCTGGCAGATGAGCCATGCGACAAGCGATCGCCTACTGTTCGTGCTCTAATCTCCGAGATCGTCAACACATGCAAGGAGATTGGCAGCTACAACCACCTCTTCCGCGACCATGTCTCTGCGTTCGCCATGTCGCAGTCCGCTGCCAACATCGCCGACGAACCAGCCAAACTTGCCGACTTTGCTGCGGCAGTCTCTGGTGGCGAGATGGAAGAGGCGCAGAATGTGCTGGGCGAGTTGAACATCGAGCGACGTCTGAGCAAGGCGCTTGAGGTCATCAAGAAAGAGCACATGAACGCACAACTGAGCAACAAGATCTCCAAGGATGTTGAGAGTAAGATTCAGAAGCGACAACGAGAGTATTGGCTCATGGAGCAGATGAAAGGCATCCGACGAGAGCTTGGTCTCGAGAGCGACGGCAAGGACAAGCTTGTTGAGAAGTTCAAGGAGAAGGCCACGAAGCTGGCAATGCCAGAGGCTGTGAAGAAGGTCTTCGATGAGGAGGTGAACAAGCTGGCACATCTCGAGCCTGCAGCGAGCGAGTTCAACGTGACCAGGAATTACCTTGACTGGCTGACACAGATACCTTGGGGACAAAGGAGCGCGGAGAACTTTGGCATTCAGCACGCCCGAGATGTGCTCGATGAGGATCATCATGGTCTCAAGGATGTCAAGGATCGCATCCTGGAGTTCATTGCAGTCGGCAAACTTCGCGGCACCGTCGAAGGTAAGATCCTATGCATGGTCGGACCACCTGGTGTCGGAAAGACGAGCATTGGAAAGTCCATCGCAAGAGCTTTGAACAGGCAATACTACCGCTTCAGTGTCGGTGGTCTGGCAGATGTCGCTGAGATCAAGGGTCACCGGAGAACATACGTGGGAGCGCTTCCCGGTCGAATCATCCAAGCACTGAAGAAATGTCAAACCGAGAATCCTTTGATCCTCATCGATGAAGTGGACAAGATTGGTCGTGGCCATCAGGGAGATCCGTCAAGCGCACTGCTCGAGCTGCTGGACCCCGAACAGAACAACTCTTTCTTGGATCACTACATGGATGTGCCTGTCGATCTTTCGAAGGTGCTATTCGTGTGCACTGCCAACATGACGGACACAATACCGCGACCGCTTCTCGACAGAATGGAGATGATCGAGCTTTCTGGCTACGTTTCCGACGAGAAGATGGCCATCGCCGAACGTTATCTCGCACCACACGCCAAGGAGCTCAGCGGTTTGAAAGACGTCGCTGTCAACTTGGACAAAGAAGCAATTCTGGAGCTCATCAACAAGTACTGCCGAGAGTCAGGTGTGCGAAACCTGAAGAAGCAGATCGAGAAGGTTTACCGAAAGTCTGCCCTCAAAATTATTCAAGATCTAGGCGAAGATGCTTTCAGCGAAGAGAAGGCCATGACTGATGAAGGCAAAGCCGCTGCCGAGGAGTCCAAGAAGGACGAGTCTGATGTGAAAGAAACACCGGAAACCATCGAGCAGGCAACCACCGAGAAGACACGAGTAGCGCTGAAGGTGCCTGATTCAGTCCACGTTTCGATTGGCAAGGACAACCTCAAGGACTATGTTGGACCACCAGTCTTCACTGCTGATCGGCTCTACGATGTCACACCTCCTGGTGTGGCAATGGGTCTGGCATGGACATCCATGGGAGGTGCCGCACTCTACATCGAGTCAATCCTCCAAAACGCGCTATCGTACAACTCACGGCCTGGACTGGAGCGCACTGGTAACTTGAAGACTGTCATGAAAGAGTCGACGCTGATCGCATACTCTTTCGCCAAGGGTCTCATGGCCAAGCAGTATCCCGGCAACAAGTTCTTTGAGAAGGCAAACATACATTTACACTGTCCCGAGGGCGCTGTGCAAAAGGACGGACCAAGTGCTGGTATCACGATGGCGACATCGTTACTTTCCCTGGCATTCGATAAGCCACTCGACCCAACTATCGCCATGACTGGTGAACTCACAGTGACTGGAAAGGTCCTCCGAATAGGTGGCCTGCGAGAAAAGACGGTCGCTGCCAGACGAGCTGGTGCCCGCATGATCATCTTCCCACGAGACTGCATGAGTGACTGGCTTGAATTACCTGAGGTAAGCATTTCAACAACATTTCCTGCGAGGAAGACAAAAGCTAATGTACATCACAGAATATCAAAGAAGGCATCGAAGGCAAACCCGTCGACTGGTACTCCGATGTCTTCAAGCTCGTCTTCCCAGAAATTGACGAATCTCAAGCCAACAGCATGTGGAAAAGAGATCTAGCCAAGCCACCGAAGGAGGAGTCAGACAAAGGAAGCAGCGGTATTCCTGATGAGTTATACAGCGGCAATCTAGCATCGTAGACTCGGAAGTCTTGCGCAATGGACGGGCATAGCGCCAGTGTATAGATAAGACGATACAACGTGGCTCGTAGGGGTTTCATCAAATCAAGATAGCATGGCGCTGATGGCGAAATGGAAATGGCCATGATCAGGGCCATTGTGCCTCACCGAGTGGAACGCATCACTCCACCACTCTTGTACATACTTTCCGAGAAGGCGTTCGAGTAGATTCTTCCTCGAGGGGATCGTTCACATCGCGGCTAGACATATCGGACTCAATGAGATTGCTTGCTATGACAAGTGTACATCTCCTTCAATCATGAATGTGCGCTTTGACAGGCTGCGCCATAGAACGCCGGGTAATCATATGTACACACCTCGCTCCCCTTTCACAGTTCTTTCACTACCAGCCATGCTCATCGGTCGACCTCGCCGAACACCAAGTCCATGGTACCGATGATAGCGACAGCATCTGCGAGCAAGTGCCCTCTTGACACTTGATCGAAGCATGCCAAGTGTGCGAAGCCAGGTGCGCGGATCTTGCATCGGTATGGTCGTTCACTGCCGTCGGATACAACATATACACCCATCTCACCCTTTGGCGCCTCGATGGCGGAGTATGTCTCGCCGGGTGGGACTGTGTAACCCTTGCTGTAAAGCAAGAAGTGGTGAATCAAGGCCTCCATGTTCTCCTTCATGGCGGCACGTGGAGGTGGCGAAATCTTGTAATCCTCGACCTTGACAGGGCCGGCAGGCATCTTGTTCAGACATTGGTGAATGATGCGGAGAGACTGTCGGAACTCCTCCATTCGGCAAAGGTAACGGTCGTAGCAGTCACCGTTCTGGCCGACTGGGACGTCGAATTCGACTTGGTCGTATGCGTCGTAGGGTTGCGACTTGCGGACATCCCAAGGCACACCGGAGCCTCGGAGCATGACGCCGGAGAAGGACATGTTGAGAGCGTCAGCGGCGTTGACGACACCAACGCCCTTGGTTCGGCCGATCCAGATACGGTTGTCTGTAAGCATCTCTTCCGTCTCGTCGATGCGGTCGCCAAATTGTGTTGCCCATTGGTAGATGTCGTCGAGAAGGCCGACTGGCAGATCTTGAGATACACCTCCAGGTCGGACGTATGCTGCGTGGAGACGGGCACCAGAGACACGCTCATAGAATTCCTGTTTCACGTCAATACCTCATCTTAGTATAAGTTCCTCGCCACATGCTCACCATGAGCTTCTCACGTTCCTCGAAACCCCACAAGAAAGGTGTCAGAGCACCGACATCCATAGCGTGGGACAGCACAGACATGAGATGGTTCAAGACGCGTGTAATCTCTCCAAACAGTGTCCTGATCCACTTGGCTCTTTCGGGTACCTCAATGTTCAACAGCTTCTCCACAGCCAGCGAGAAGCACTGCTCATTGGTCATCATACTGACATAGTCCAGTCTGTCAAAGTATGGCAGTGCCTGCAGATATGTCTTGTACTCGATCAACTTCTCCGTGCCACGGTGTAGCAGACCCACGTGGGGATCTGCGCGCACAATCTCTTCTCCATTCAGCTCCAAGATCAGTCGTAGCACACCGTGGGCGGCGGGATGTTGTGGACCGAAGTTGACAGTGTAGTGGCGGATCTTCCGCTCGTCCGGAGTGGCGGCGTCTACGTTGGGGATGTTCATGGCCGTCTTGTTCGGGTCGACGGGGTGGCCAAATGAGGGATCGACGGGTATGAGGCGTGTGCCGCTGTGTGCTGGGAAGGAGTTGCCATGGATTGGGTTGGGATGCGCTTCAGTGGGCGTGGCCATTCTTCGTGCGGGTGTGGTCGAGAGGCATCGCAGGGAGTTCTTGGTGGCCGTCTGGCGCGCTGGGCGCAGGCATGCTCGCTGGAAGCCATTGGAGGCCAGCCGTGCGAAGGGCGCTGCCATTGTGCTTGAAGGTGATGGCGGCGCCGGTGGTGGAGGCGGAGGAGGGCAGGGGAGGGGAGAGTGGTTGTGGTGCTGTGGTGCTGTGGTGCTGTGGTGTTGAGCCTCTGTGCAGTGTGCAAGAGAGTGGCCACTGACCAATGGCAGAGTCGATGATTGCAATGATATGATCAATGATCGAGAGGAAGCTGCGACCAGCATCAGGGCTCGGTCCGCTGTTCCGAAACAGCTCCACTAAAATTCTCAGGATTCAAGATTCAAGACAAGATCGAGGGAGCTGCTGCTGCACCTCCACCAGACAAACATATGAGAATAGCAGCAACATGCCGTCTTGGGCGCCGCTCACCGAAGAGCAGCTAGAAGTGCGTCGCATAGTTGATGTCAATGCCGAGACAGTCACCAACACCGCTTCCACCGACATACCCGGCCACTACGGCCCCAAGCAGGACGATGA
Above is a genomic segment from Fulvia fulva chromosome 3, complete sequence containing:
- a CDS encoding Lon protease, mitochondrial, giving the protein MLYGRGQAWRTALRSSSHRAYTTTRAPCRACQAQLTARPIARQAPHTIQPSCLPSSITLSRDLSSSPARRKQKPSIDPEDGAEAKEECGGEVKEKEKDNDKEKDNDNDRDFSKDNDQDNVEAKAKSSEPTPIHVPGADGKAASAGGRGSGDAGNGNPSGNFGDGGNRKRKAQGKDLAKPQVPDVYPQVLAIPIAQRPLFPGFYKAITVRDPNVVAAVQELLKRGQSYVGAFLLKDPESSQDAINDPSEVYDVGTFCQITGAFPAGHGADKALQTVLYPHRRIKLSELIPPNRGPPAAPEPEQAAHATLETAHPTPASTPEEAPKPTEGEEKSGDVVASFEEKDVSAEQKKEQEQKLLQPTDFLRSWPVSLVKVDNLADEPCDKRSPTVRALISEIVNTCKEIGSYNHLFRDHVSAFAMSQSAANIADEPAKLADFAAAVSGGEMEEAQNVLGELNIERRLSKALEVIKKEHMNAQLSNKISKDVESKIQKRQREYWLMEQMKGIRRELGLESDGKDKLVEKFKEKATKLAMPEAVKKVFDEEVNKLAHLEPAASEFNVTRNYLDWLTQIPWGQRSAENFGIQHARDVLDEDHHGLKDVKDRILEFIAVGKLRGTVEGKILCMVGPPGVGKTSIGKSIARALNRQYYRFSVGGLADVAEIKGHRRTYVGALPGRIIQALKKCQTENPLILIDEVDKIGRGHQGDPSSALLELLDPEQNNSFLDHYMDVPVDLSKVLFVCTANMTDTIPRPLLDRMEMIELSGYVSDEKMAIAERYLAPHAKELSGLKDVAVNLDKEAILELINKYCRESGVRNLKKQIEKVYRKSALKIIQDLGEDAFSEEKAMTDEGKAAAEESKKDESDVKETPETIEQATTEKTRVALKVPDSVHVSIGKDNLKDYVGPPVFTADRLYDVTPPGVAMGLAWTSMGGAALYIESILQNALSYNSRPGLERTGNLKTVMKESTLIAYSFAKGLMAKQYPGNKFFEKANIHLHCPEGAVQKDGPSAGITMATSLLSLAFDKPLDPTIAMTGELTVTGKVLRIGGLREKTVAARRAGARMIIFPRDCMSDWLELPENIKEGIEGKPVDWYSDVFKLVFPEIDESQANSMWKRDLAKPPKEESDKGSSGIPDELYSGNLAS
- a CDS encoding NADH-ubiquinone oxidoreductase, with the translated sequence MAAPFARLASNGFQRACLRPARQTATKNSLRCLSTTPARRMATPTEAHPNPIHGNSFPAHSGTRLIPVDPSFGHPVDPNKTAMNIPNVDAATPDERKIRHYTVNFGPQHPAAHGVLRLILELNGEEIVRADPHVGLLHRGTEKLIEYKTYLQALPYFDRLDYVSMMTNEQCFSLAVEKLLNIEVPERAKWIRTLFGEITRVLNHLMSVLSHAMDVGALTPFLWGFEEREKLMEFYERVSGARLHAAYVRPGGVSQDLPVGLLDDIYQWATQFGDRIDETEEMLTDNRIWIGRTKGVGVVNAADALNMSFSGVMLRGSGVPWDVRKSQPYDAYDQVEFDVPVGQNGDCYDRYLCRMEEFRQSLRIIHQCLNKMPAGPVKVEDYKISPPPRAAMKENMEALIHHFLLYSKGYTVPPGETYSAIEAPKGEMGVYVVSDGSERPYRCKIRAPGFAHLACFDQVSRGHLLADAVAIIGTMDLVFGEVDR